The region TGTTTATTTTTCACCTCAACTAAATGATTGCAGTATGTTTTTGTCTTGAACTGATATATGATAGCTTTaactttctctatttttttcagGGTTTTCCTCCTAATTCAACTAATAAGCATAATCAGCTTCATTACGTGGTTGACTGATTGTTTTGGCTCTGAAAAATATGCAGAAAGATggtatgaaaattttaattccaTTAGCTATTCTGTGCTATTCTTCTTTCATAATTCAGTTTGCAGAATTCTTATACATTGCTAAACGTTTACACTGATCTTCAATTTCTGTGCAGCCAAATCCAGGTGATGTTATTTGCAactgtttcatattttatctgCTTGGTGGGGATCATTTTGATGTACCTTTGGTATGCACCACTACCATCTTGCCTCCTCAATATTTTCTTCATCACTTGGACCCTAGTGCTTCTCCAACTCATGACAAGTGTATCTCTACACCCAAAAGTAAGTACTATTTGCAGATCTTTTGCTTGCTCAACTTACTTTATCTCCCATCATAACTTTGGATGAAATTTATGTCTCTCACTAGGTGAATGCTGGCATTCTAAGTCCAGGGTTGATGGGGCTTTATGTTGTCTTTCTTTGCTGGTGTGCAATTAGAAGGTAGAGACAACAATCTCTCTATGTACTTTTGGATTTGTACAGATAATTTGATATAGCTGTGTGATGCATGAAGCttcaaatgtttaaatttttttcaaccaAAGGAAACATGGATGTAAAATCAAACCATGTCTTACTTTTTGTTTTCCTAATTTCTTTCCATCAATTGTCTTTGTGATCCCTCtaactttctattttcttcatttctgtTGAATCTGAGCTTTAGAACATATTTGTGTGTGCAGTGAGCCTGCTGGAGCTGATTGCATCAGAAAGTCAGAATCTGGATCCAAAACAGATTGGCAAAGCATCATTgtaatatttactatttcataATTTGGACTTTATCTTTGAAAAACTTCTCACATCAATGAATAACATCATTGCTagaatttcattttcaaaacatgATATCACTTTACCTTGTTATTGTCTGACATCTGACACTAACTGTTGGCAGAGCTTTGTTGTTGCAATACTAGCGCTTGTTGTTGCAACATTTTCCACAGGCATAGATTCAAAATGCTTTCAGGTTAGTCACAGGATCTTAACtgaacttttttttaacatCAGATTCTCTCCAAAGCACATCTAACTGATATTCTTACAGTTCAGGAAGAGTGATCCACCAGCAGAAGATGATGTTCCATACGGTTATGGCTTCTTCCATTTTGTTTTTGCCACAGGAGCAATGTACTTTGCAATGCTACTGATTGGATGGAACAGTCACCATTCTATGAAAAAGTATGATCCTAAAATTATATCACTCACAACATAACCTTTTTTTACCTGGTTGTTTCTTGTCTTAGAGAAAACTTCAATAAAAGTTATGAACTTTAATACCTATATTCTACTGCAGATGGACTATTGATATAGGCTGGACCAGTGCCTGGGTCAGAATAGTGAATGAATGGTTGGCAGTTTGTGTTTATTGTAAGTATGAATTATCCCATCTCAACTTTACAAATAAATCTCCAACACATTCTTTATGTTTCAAGTTTCAAAACTGTGTTTCAAGTTTGAACAATTTTAAACTCTTGATAGTGCAATTTCTTGAGCAAAGAAGGTTTTGACTTTTTTGACAGTGTGGATGCTGGTGGCTCCAATAGTATGGAAGAACAGACATAGTGATTCTACATAAGGACTTCACTGTTATTCCCTATTCTGGTTTGAAATTGTGAGGATTAAGATGTTAAAGTGCCCTATATATCTGCTGCAAATGTAGTTGATTCCTCCAAGTGCCTCTCTCTGATAGGAAAAAGATGCAACATCCTAGAAAATTGAGGTCAGAAGTAATGGTGGTGACACAAATGCACATAAGCTTTTGGATTTGTTACTTGAGGCTTTCACAGTACCTGTTGTGTTCAACTAGAGTATGCTCATCGGAAATTTCATTCATCATTTTTCAATTTCCCAGTTTCAACTGTTACATTTTTTACGTGACTGAATCATTGTATGTTCGACACAAAGTGGAATTACCATGTATCTGTAACAAATAATGTCCAATCCAATACAATCAAAGAAACATAGtgttaactgttttttttttcttctattatttatagatatagatatagaaaCGATGTGTTGgggtttttaatatattattgttgttaaaaaACTCGTTTTTACAAAGTAAGATATATTTTAGACAAATTATAGACTttatcttacaaattttttagacaaaagatatattttaataattgttaaGGTTTACctaattattaaaagatatttttaaattaaaacagaCTTATTGTGTAAATAACAATAAGTTAAGCACTTGGATTTAATTGCGAACATTCGTAAGTCttatgtgataaaaaatatatttttaaattaaaaacagtaacaaataattaatttgttaagtttaaagttaaattattcattaattaaaacGATTCTTCATCTAACTTTTACTTATGATTAAATAAAAGCTTTGATACGTTTTCCTCAAATAGAGAAAATGTCTCACTACCCAATGTCACATCAAGCACTAACATTATTCCTGCAAAGATATACACTctgttataaaattaaacaaaaaatcttttaataaaaatattgtgttgCACCAATTATTTCGTCAAAATATTAAGTTAATTCATTTAACGtgttaataaaaagaaagtttaattaatttttgatttttgtatttgtttcgGATATTGTGAAgttggtttttcatttttttttcttaatttagttctatttttctaatttatttaatttaatttttatttttttaaaaattgattgaatttggtatttgttattagtttttcacaaatatCGTTGAAGTCGGTTTTCATATCAgtttgtgatttatttttaattttttaaaattttattttactttttcaaaataacatatgtcaaaaatatataaattaaaaaaaataaagtaaaaacaaaaattgacacCTAATACATATTTTCTCAtgatttgtaaaaatttaagaataaagaccgaaatgaatcaaattaaaaatattaaaatcaaattaagataaaaagaaaaattagaacACTAATTTAACACTTTTCAAAAAAACAAGATCCATACGATagttaaacctaaaaaaaatttatgtaataatAAGATTAAAGGTGTATCATGACTTCATGCAAAATGCTGTCCATACACACCAACATGTTTTGTCTTTCCAAGCTAAAGCAGACACAAGTGGCCTCACCATGTAGTTGTTCATTGTCTTCATCatgtattcttttttttttttttatttccttttctttatcatatttGCAGATTTTacaagagaaaagaaaatgtaatgATCATTaagtcattaaaaaaaaatttaagattctTGTATATatgatcaaaatttaaattcaaattactCATTGGATCGAGCTTTAATACTTGGTCAAAAGTTATAATTGTTAGTCAGAACGCAACTCTTTCTATTTAAGAGCATATGAGTCCAAACACTATGATTCGATTGTGAATTGATCCACTCGACCTTTGTCACGAGACAATTGATTCCACCCAAAAAAAATCCATATGAATTGAAGCATTGTGAGCTATCTTCAATAtgattaatgaaattaaaagaatatattgcAGTGACTACTGAGTGTGCATTTTATTTTCACTGTCCCTCAACTTTCATGCATGCAGAAACAAAAGGTGATGTGATTAAGAAATACCTGACACATCACTTAACCCTTAGCATGTGTTTTTCAAAATTCTCCTTCTGCTTCCATTGAAAGCTTCCACTGTCACATGGACCAAGCTGTAGAAAAAAGACTCTTTTTTCTATCACAGTTGTTCAATGattcaataatttcttaaaCGTTTCTTATCTCACAGACTTCAATAATGCAATGCAATACATGACCTCCTGTCCCATCATCATATATTCAAGCTCAGGACAACACACATGTCCACACCTTCTCATTCTGCTCTTATTACCTCTCAATcacttatttttatcatttgtcCCTTTTCTTTTTAGAATCTTAAATCACTTCCAAATTCATGCACAACTCACACAATTTGTCAGCAAATTTTAGAGTAGATAAGTAATATATAAGCAAGCcttacaaattttatagtttttttatatgttcaGTAACCCAGCAAAATGATTGGTCTTTCGAAAGAAAGAAGATTgagtttatgagttttttttttcaagtactTCTTACTTGTATAGTTATCAGAAAGATTTTCTATATAAGATTAAATTGTACTTTGGTTACGAAGACAAACCTAATTGTGAGAAGAAGAATCATCAGAAAGGAACAATACTAATGAGACATAAACTCTAATCCACATACTAACGAGACATAAACTCTAATCTATACATAAGAGATTGACATCATTTAAAATCTAAATCCGATTCTGTGAGGGAAGGATTATTGGAGAGAgacaaaactaacaaaaaatgaGTCTAATTCACACATAATATattgacattatttttaatctaaaattttaagacaataaatttataggattggataatgatattttgactatttttaaCCCACCGGTCACTcttcaattatctattttaatttttttggtggTGTGATGTGATAATTTAAGAGTGATTGGagtgataaattaaaagtgagtcgaaatattattatcttatatgATTTTATTCTTACAAGATActcaactttatatttttacttaaagtGAGACTTATAGTCAAGCTTGAATTTTCAACTATACTTAAAAGACTTTAATTCGAGATTGTTAGCTGAGTTATATAAACTCAAATAAGACAAGTAACTTTATGATTGGAGCAATAGTATAAAGAAGCTTGCATAATAAATCAAAACATGTCATAAATTTTGAGTGGTATGAACAACCCTTTTATATGAATCATGATAAATCACCCACATGGATCTACATGCAAATTCCTTTCCTCCAACTTGGGCTAATCCTCATCACATTCACTAATAAAGTTTATCATTTCTATTTCTGATTTTTGATCTGTGTTTCCTGCTTTACTTGTATCCTCCTTCATCATGTGATCCAAGTTTCACCTCTTTTAATACGACTTGTTTCTTCCATCACCAAATAGTCAGAGACAACTCACAAACCATGCTTCTccttttataatactttttaatgTCTCTGTTTCTAGCAGATTTGCCCTTAAGATGTGAATGCCAAAACTCAATTTTTCAGTATATATGAAAAACCACATTTAAGATATAACAACACACACTAGTAATTTGttgtt is a window of Vigna unguiculata cultivar IT97K-499-35 chromosome 4, ASM411807v1, whole genome shotgun sequence DNA encoding:
- the LOC114181031 gene encoding probable serine incorporator codes for the protein METGESNSSNQRCEVSKDSSWYSQFRNVSNPWLARYVYALIFLVANLLAWAARDELSSLTALTQLKGVKGCKVGKDCLGADGVLRVNMGCFLFYMIMFWSTAGTSKLKEGRDEWHSGWWLVKTVLLILVTIFPFLLPSELIELYGEIAHFGAGVFLLIQLISIISFITWLTDCFGSEKYAERCQIQVMLFATVSYFICLVGIILMYLWYAPLPSCLLNIFFITWTLVLLQLMTSVSLHPKVNAGILSPGLMGLYVVFLCWCAIRSEPAGADCIRKSESGSKTDWQSIISFVVAILALVVATFSTGIDSKCFQFRKSDPPAEDDVPYGYGFFHFVFATGAMYFAMLLIGWNSHHSMKKWTIDIGWTSAWVRIVNEWLAVCVYLWMLVAPIVWKNRHSDST